A single Bufo bufo chromosome 6, aBufBuf1.1, whole genome shotgun sequence DNA region contains:
- the ZNF503 gene encoding zinc finger protein 503 — MICSPLASASRVSPESGESSGTRSGSASASNGAFVHRVPPSDPLRQAGRLPIKVLKMLTARSGHILHPEYLQPLPSTPVNTIELDAKKSPLALLAQTCSQIGKPDPTPSKLSSVTGSSATPDKEAKSGPLKLSDIGAEDKSSFKPYSKAPEKKESSAGDKSGFRVPSAACPPFTPRTGSPSSPRTPTPSSEPKTCGESADKKETEQCAKSSQSEGGRHGRLSTELPQTHPEGAAGCKSLSAAPSPTPVSSSSSSVLGSGLVAPVSPYKPGHTVFPLPPAGMSYPGTLTGAYAGYPPQFLAHGVSLDHTKGNSLVGAQLNSLGCSSKSAASSPLTGASPPSVMTASLCRDPYCLSYHCTSQLGASATCGHDLKSGYPLVYPSHALHGVSPPSLPGHPLYPYGFMLPNDPLPHVCNWVSATGPCDKRFSSSEELLGHLRTHTAFPGATDKFLPGYPSSSSLAAAAMACHMHMPPAGNSPSHLTLRSPHHHPLGLSSSRYHPYSKSPLPSGGAPVPMPAATGHYYSPYALYGQRLTTASALGYQ, encoded by the exons ATGATCTGCTCGCCACTGGCTTCTGCAAGTCGTGTGAGTCCTGAAAGCGGAGAGAGCTCGGGGACGAGAAGCGGATCCGCCTCGGCTAGTAACGGAGCGTTCGTGCACCGTGTGCCGCCCAGTGACCCCCTGCGCCAGGCCGGCCGGCTGCCCATCAAAGTGCTCAAGATGCTGACAGCCCGCAGTGGACACATCCTGCACCCCGAGTACTTGCAGCCCCTGCCCTCCACCCCGGTCAACACCATAGAG ctgGACGCCAAGAAGAGCCCCCTCGCCCTCCTGGCGCAGACCTGCTCCCAGATCGGGAAACCGGACCCTACGCCGTCCAAGCTTTCCTCGGTGACCGGATCCTCTGCGACCCCCGACAAGGAGGCGAAATCTGGGCCCCTGAAACTAAGTGACATCGGCGCCGAGGACAAGTCCAGCTTCAAGCCCTACTCCAAGGCCCCGGAGAAGAAGGAGTCGTCCGCCGGGGATAAGTCGGGATTCcgagtgcccagcgccgcctgccCTCCTTTCACCCCCAGGACTGGCAGCCCCAGCTCACCCCGCACCCCAACTCCCTCCTCGGAGCCCAAAACGTGCGGGGAGAGTGCGGACAAGAAGGAGACGGAGCAGTGCGCCAAGAGCAGCCAGTCTGAGGGCGGCAGGCACGGGAGGCTCAGCACGGAGCTGCCCCAGACTCACCCGGAGGGCGCGGCGGGGTGTAAGAGCCTGTCTGCGGCTCCCTCCCCCACCCCGGTCTCGTCCTCCTCCAGCTCCGTCCTGGGATCCGGCCTGGTGGCCCCGGTGTCTCCCTATAAGCCGGGCCACACGGTCTTCCCTTTGCCCCCGGCTGGCATGTCTTACCCAGGAACCCTCACTGGAGCCTACGCCGGCTACCCCCCGCAGTTTCTGGCTCATGGAGTTTCTCTGGACCACACCAAGGGGAATTCTTTAGTGGGTGCCCAGCTGAATAGCCTGGGATGTTCCAGCAAATCTGCCGCCTCTAGCCCCCTGACAGGGGCATCTCCACCCTCTGTAATGACTGCCAGCCTGTGCAGAGACCCTTACTGCCTCAGCTATCACTGCACCTCCCAGCTGGGCGCCAGTGCCACCTGCGGCCACGACCTGAAATCCGGATACCCACTTGTGTACCCCAGCCATGCTCTGCACGGGGTCTCCCCGCCATCTCTACCTGGGCACCCTCTCTACCCTTACGGGTTCATGCTTCCAAACGACCCCTTGCCGCATGTATGTAACTGGGTATCAGCTACGGGCCCTTGTGATAAGCGATTCTCCTCCTCCGAGGAGCTGCTTGGCCACCTGCGGACACACACCGCCTTCCCCGGAGCAACGGACAAATTTTTACCCGGGTACCCTAGTTCTTCATCCCTGGCAGCGGCTGCCATGGCCTGCCACATGCACATGCCACCCGCAGGGAACTCCCCCAGCCACCTAACCCTCCGTAGCCCTCACCACCACCCCTTGGGACTAAGCAGCAGTCGCTACCATCCATACTCTAAGAGTCCACTACCCTCAGGTGGTGCCCCAGTGCCAATGCCTGCAGCCACAGGACACTACTACTCGCCATATGCATTGTATGGCCAAAGACTAACCACAGCCTCTGCTCTAGGATACCAGTGA